One genomic region from Mycoplasmopsis columbina encodes:
- a CDS encoding valine--tRNA ligase — MTIDKIYNPQNIEPEISKKWKESKVYSQHDETKKPFTILLPPPNVTGMLHIGHALDTYLQDSILRYKKLSGFDVFYVAGMDHAGIATQSKVENVLLQTQGLTKHDLGREKLVSKIWEWKEEYAAKFREQWAALGLALDYDRERFTLDKLSNIAVNKAFIELYNKGMIYRGVKAVNWDPILKTALSNIEVINKSTEQEMLYIKYPIKNSNEYLIIATVRPETMLSDVALIYNPKDERYNKLNLTVIHPLTKKELPLIADDYTDIEFGSGLMKLSAHAEIDIELIQKHNLEINETIDQDGKINFPNSQFHGLTRQEARSAIKEYLLANNLIEKIETTVSNVGYSERSNAPIEILVMPQWFVKMDSLAQKLLNHLNSEDHVEFFPKRFKETLQKWMENVHDWTISRQLWWGHQIPAWYKNGEIKVQETSPGEGWVQDEDVLDTWFSSGLAPFSFLGWPINNDLINRYYPTSLLVTGYDIIFFWVARMYFFGLELMNQKPFEHVLCHGIVRDSQGRKMSKSLNNGVDPMKVIKEYGSDALRWFLITNSTPGQDINYSDDGVKKGWAFCNKIWNIARYVQTMEDINEDNPADQWMRDKLHKLRRKIEKAMDNYETTIVGSEIEKFVLEDFSSWYIELLKVKPNKKMALKNLGKLLILLHPFLPFITDSLYKNLFNKEISQQTYASAKINCRKQSDNSEVDNLLTTISILRRYRETNGISKKETIYFNPNNILSSYQKEAILKLANAEVKENKDFLIAQDNISLYIEFSKEQKTKYLDELKAKIIFCQNEIKRASNMLNNPNFVQKAPKAKIIAEQEKLTMHQNNLLAYEKELKEQK, encoded by the coding sequence ATGACAATTGATAAAATTTATAATCCACAAAATATCGAACCTGAAATAAGTAAAAAATGAAAAGAATCTAAAGTTTATAGTCAACATGATGAAACAAAAAAACCTTTCACTATTCTTTTGCCACCTCCTAATGTAACAGGAATGTTGCATATTGGACATGCACTCGATACCTACTTACAGGATTCAATTTTAAGATACAAAAAATTATCAGGTTTTGATGTATTTTATGTAGCTGGAATGGATCATGCGGGAATAGCAACTCAAAGTAAAGTTGAAAATGTTTTATTACAGACTCAAGGTTTAACCAAGCATGACTTAGGTCGTGAAAAATTAGTTTCAAAAATTTGAGAATGAAAAGAAGAATATGCAGCAAAATTTAGAGAACAATGAGCAGCTTTAGGTTTAGCTTTAGATTATGATAGAGAACGTTTCACCTTAGATAAATTATCAAATATCGCAGTAAATAAGGCTTTTATTGAACTTTACAATAAAGGAATGATTTATCGTGGTGTTAAAGCAGTTAACTGAGATCCAATTTTAAAAACAGCTTTATCTAATATTGAGGTTATTAATAAAAGTACTGAACAAGAAATGTTGTACATTAAGTATCCAATTAAAAATTCAAATGAATATTTAATTATTGCAACAGTTAGACCTGAAACTATGCTTAGTGATGTGGCTTTAATTTACAATCCAAAAGATGAAAGATACAATAAACTTAATTTAACCGTAATTCATCCGCTAACTAAAAAAGAATTGCCATTAATTGCTGATGATTATACAGATATTGAATTTGGTTCAGGATTAATGAAATTATCAGCACATGCTGAAATTGATATTGAGTTAATTCAAAAACACAATTTAGAAATTAATGAAACCATTGATCAAGATGGAAAAATTAATTTTCCAAATAGCCAATTTCATGGGTTAACAAGACAAGAAGCTAGAAGTGCAATTAAAGAATATTTACTTGCAAATAATTTAATTGAAAAAATTGAAACAACTGTTTCAAATGTTGGTTATTCTGAAAGATCTAATGCGCCTATTGAAATTTTAGTTATGCCGCAGTGGTTTGTTAAAATGGATTCGCTAGCACAAAAATTACTTAATCATTTAAACAGTGAAGATCATGTTGAATTTTTCCCTAAACGTTTTAAAGAAACTCTTCAAAAATGAATGGAAAATGTTCATGATTGAACAATTTCGCGTCAATTATGATGAGGTCACCAAATTCCAGCTTGATATAAAAATGGCGAGATTAAGGTTCAAGAAACTTCTCCAGGAGAAGGATGAGTTCAAGACGAAGACGTTTTAGATACTTGATTTAGTAGTGGATTAGCACCATTTTCATTTTTAGGTTGACCTATAAACAATGATTTAATAAATCGTTATTATCCAACTTCTCTTTTAGTTACGGGCTATGACATAATTTTCTTTTGAGTTGCAAGAATGTACTTCTTTGGTTTGGAATTAATGAACCAAAAACCTTTTGAACATGTTTTATGTCATGGAATTGTTAGAGATTCTCAGGGGCGTAAAATGTCCAAATCGCTCAACAACGGTGTAGATCCAATGAAAGTAATTAAAGAATATGGATCAGATGCTTTAAGATGATTTTTAATTACAAATTCAACCCCTGGTCAAGATATTAATTATTCTGACGATGGAGTAAAAAAAGGATGAGCTTTCTGCAATAAGATTTGAAATATTGCTCGTTATGTTCAGACAATGGAAGATATTAATGAAGACAATCCTGCTGATCAATGAATGAGAGATAAATTACATAAATTAAGAAGAAAAATTGAAAAAGCTATGGACAACTATGAAACTACCATTGTTGGTAGTGAGATTGAAAAGTTTGTTTTAGAAGATTTTTCATCTTGATATATTGAATTGTTAAAAGTTAAACCAAATAAAAAAATGGCACTGAAAAATTTAGGTAAGTTATTAATTTTATTACATCCATTTTTACCTTTTATTACTGATTCTCTATACAAAAATTTATTTAATAAAGAGATAAGTCAACAAACATATGCATCAGCTAAAATTAACTGCCGTAAACAGTCTGATAACAGTGAAGTAGATAATCTTTTAACAACTATTTCTATTTTACGTAGATATCGTGAAACAAATGGAATAAGTAAAAAAGAAACAATTTATTTTAATCCAAATAATATTTTAAGTTCATATCAGAAAGAGGCAATTTTGAAACTTGCTAATGCAGAAGTTAAAGAAAATAAAGACTTTTTAATTGCTCAAGATAATATAAGCTTATATATTGAATTTTCAAAAGAACAAAAAACAAAATATTTAGATGAATTAAAAGCAAAAATTATTTTTTGCCAAAATGAAATCAAACGTGCATCAAACATGTTAAATAATCCAAATTTTGTTCAAAAAGCTCCAAAAGCAAAAATAATTGCAGAACAAGAAAAATTAACCATGCATCAGAATAACTTATTAGCCTATGAAAAAGAGTTAAAAGAACAAAAATAA
- a CDS encoding acetate/propionate family kinase, whose product MSKKILVVNAGSSSIKLQLFEKDTLKPIASGLTERITLPDGIITIKYNGQKYEDFPSMPNHAVGVAKTLELMKKIKLIENPEEIEAVGFRVVHGGTYFNSSIKLDDQSIALIDKCSLYAPLHNPGAIQAILAFKQEMPKAILTASFDTSFHTTIPNVNAIYPIPLHLSEKHKIKKYGFHGISHNYITNKVEELLNKKSVNVINLHIGSGASICAIKDSKSFDTTMGLTPLAGIMMGTRSGDIDPSIVEFLCKEENLTPQEVTDILNKKSGLLGVSEISNDLRDIEKAIAENNEKAIFAKDLYVQKIVDYVANYANKLENKIDAIVFTAGVGENSPFIRKAVIEKLHFADIQFDDQANNSKYDDYVLLSKPDSQIKIYAIRTNEELLIAQNTLNLIK is encoded by the coding sequence ATGTCAAAAAAAATTTTAGTAGTTAATGCAGGAAGTAGTTCAATTAAGTTGCAACTTTTTGAAAAAGATACTTTAAAACCAATTGCCAGCGGATTAACTGAAAGAATTACTTTACCCGATGGTATTATTACAATTAAATATAATGGTCAAAAATATGAAGATTTTCCATCAATGCCAAACCATGCAGTTGGCGTTGCTAAAACATTAGAATTAATGAAAAAAATCAAATTAATTGAAAATCCAGAAGAAATTGAAGCAGTAGGATTTAGAGTAGTTCACGGAGGAACATATTTTAATTCAAGCATTAAATTAGATGATCAATCAATTGCTTTAATTGATAAATGTTCTCTTTATGCTCCATTGCATAATCCAGGTGCAATTCAAGCTATTTTAGCTTTTAAACAAGAAATGCCCAAAGCAATATTAACTGCATCATTTGATACTTCTTTTCACACAACAATTCCTAACGTTAATGCAATTTATCCAATTCCCTTACATTTAAGCGAAAAACATAAAATTAAAAAATATGGATTTCACGGAATTAGCCACAACTATATAACAAATAAAGTTGAAGAATTACTAAATAAGAAATCTGTTAATGTAATAAATTTACACATTGGAAGTGGAGCAAGTATTTGTGCCATTAAAGATAGCAAATCATTTGATACTACAATGGGTTTAACACCGCTTGCAGGAATTATGATGGGAACAAGATCAGGTGACATTGACCCTTCAATTGTCGAATTTTTATGTAAAGAAGAAAACTTAACTCCGCAAGAAGTAACAGACATTTTAAATAAAAAATCAGGTTTATTAGGAGTTTCAGAAATCTCAAACGATTTAAGAGATATTGAAAAAGCAATTGCTGAAAATAATGAAAAAGCGATATTTGCTAAAGATTTATATGTTCAAAAAATCGTTGATTATGTAGCAAATTACGCAAACAAATTAGAAAATAAAATTGATGCAATAGTTTTTACTGCCGGAGTTGGAGAAAATTCTCCTTTTATTAGAAAAGCAGTGATTGAAAAACTTCACTTTGCAGATATTCAATTTGATGATCAAGCTAATAATTCTAAGTATGATGATTATGTGCTTTTATCAAAACCAGATAGTCAAATTAAAATTTATGCAATTAGAACCAATGAAGAATTATTAATTGCTCAAAACACTTTAAATTTAATTAAATAA
- a CDS encoding MAG1360 family OppF-related protein, whose product MNSKRKILSLEHYFKNNENGEMIAIPKLDFYEDTSTAILLLDKIDFLMNNNIQNILMDKKAILSYFSSLKNNENNDQFDIEMNKKEILKHIVFMDLKTVNNQKSDIPFVSKYLDILQQNENNLKSITKIQKMISKYSFVFKKILFNAIEDDVLLLKKHFSNFNEEQDRFINEYEQLSKKNDELELLELMAAYQDTGQKIFTLLVNDVFNIFKSVYDKFDFFQKQTFENLDFLGDENIVNLQKELFWLEKIKTSGKEAIITELKLRDLNIKKSEIAKYLNNSILASYKKWNFLLNWYKEAYKIDKKRTLNFPKNTPQYKHLVKTYLMKKFIYLKLRQIDKKSFFSITDLKTLDELRRDLDLQSKLFISNNLAPTMFVNDENIEMKVKKIIWKEFYFNFDNYFNSSDDLIYQSKDLIKNIKKEISETHKHKKNFVSNDGFELKILQIKDQIIDLKSEYAWQNEKIKSRYLETIKNGSNILNSIEEFSKNYKKITSKYLNLKNKFEKDRLQGKFKNFEPSNLKQLSENHYKTATYFNSFNFLFTNLLLIKNLIVQKNELSTQQLIGIDKLLKFTGIFNNSSIEIENLIIDTETISYADRLKINFLFALNKNPRFIFITDDPSNKENKAKIDFLKTVKNTCEEQKVNFVFITDNKNLLKEEYFENLYVFIDQKEIEYGKLINVLKNPINPWLSKNQLQNKHILLKFFNDEYVFHDIYEIDNAHFVVGTPSNISSWDNPILKNNIQNLTFILNEDSQEHTIEFKILDLSSPFGEIEFFILDKFKKVQNQENTNLFTITNELTDKYKELYYQQNLEVPNFETLNEEAF is encoded by the coding sequence ATGAATAGCAAAAGAAAAATTTTATCTCTTGAACACTATTTTAAAAATAATGAAAATGGTGAAATGATTGCAATTCCAAAATTAGATTTTTATGAAGACACTTCGACTGCTATTTTGCTATTAGACAAAATAGATTTTTTAATGAACAATAACATTCAAAATATTTTGATGGACAAAAAAGCAATTCTTTCTTATTTTTCTTCATTAAAAAATAATGAAAATAATGATCAGTTTGATATTGAAATGAATAAAAAAGAAATACTTAAACATATTGTTTTTATGGATTTAAAAACTGTTAATAATCAAAAATCAGATATTCCTTTTGTTTCAAAATATCTTGATATTCTTCAACAAAACGAAAACAATTTAAAAAGTATTACTAAAATTCAGAAAATGATTTCAAAGTATAGTTTTGTCTTCAAAAAGATTCTTTTCAATGCTATTGAAGATGATGTTTTACTTTTAAAAAAACATTTTTCAAACTTTAATGAAGAACAAGACAGATTTATTAATGAATACGAACAATTATCTAAAAAAAATGATGAATTAGAACTTTTAGAATTAATGGCTGCTTATCAAGATACAGGACAAAAAATTTTTACTTTACTTGTAAATGATGTTTTTAATATTTTTAAATCTGTATATGATAAATTTGATTTTTTTCAAAAACAAACATTTGAAAATCTAGATTTTTTAGGCGACGAAAATATTGTAAATTTGCAGAAAGAGCTTTTCTGACTAGAAAAAATTAAAACAAGCGGTAAAGAAGCTATCATTACAGAATTAAAATTAAGAGATTTAAATATTAAAAAAAGTGAAATTGCTAAATATTTAAATAATTCTATTCTTGCAAGTTATAAAAAATGAAATTTCTTACTAAATTGATACAAAGAAGCCTATAAAATAGACAAAAAGAGAACATTGAATTTTCCAAAAAATACTCCTCAATACAAACATTTAGTGAAAACGTATTTAATGAAAAAGTTTATTTATTTGAAGTTAAGACAAATAGATAAAAAATCTTTTTTTAGTATTACAGATTTAAAAACATTAGATGAATTAAGAAGAGATTTAGATCTTCAAAGTAAACTTTTCATCTCGAATAATTTAGCTCCAACAATGTTTGTTAATGATGAAAACATTGAAATGAAAGTCAAAAAAATAATTTGAAAAGAGTTTTATTTTAACTTTGATAATTATTTTAATAGTTCAGATGATTTAATTTATCAGTCAAAAGACTTAATAAAAAATATTAAAAAAGAGATATCTGAAACTCATAAACATAAGAAAAATTTTGTTTCAAATGACGGATTCGAATTAAAAATTTTACAAATTAAAGACCAAATTATTGATTTAAAATCTGAATATGCATGACAAAATGAAAAAATAAAATCAAGATATTTAGAAACAATCAAAAATGGATCTAATATTTTAAATAGCATCGAGGAATTTTCAAAAAATTATAAAAAAATAACAAGCAAATATTTGAATTTAAAAAATAAATTTGAAAAAGACAGATTACAAGGAAAATTTAAAAATTTTGAACCTTCAAATTTGAAACAATTATCTGAAAATCACTATAAAACAGCAACATATTTCAATTCTTTCAACTTTTTATTTACTAATTTATTGTTAATTAAAAATTTAATTGTTCAAAAAAATGAATTATCAACGCAACAATTAATAGGTATTGATAAATTATTGAAATTTACCGGTATTTTTAATAATTCTTCAATTGAAATTGAAAACTTAATTATTGATACTGAAACAATAAGTTATGCTGACAGATTAAAAATTAATTTTCTGTTTGCCTTGAATAAAAATCCAAGATTTATTTTTATTACAGACGATCCTTCAAATAAGGAAAATAAGGCAAAAATAGACTTTTTAAAAACTGTTAAAAACACTTGCGAAGAACAAAAAGTTAATTTTGTTTTTATAACAGATAATAAAAATCTTCTAAAAGAAGAATATTTTGAAAATTTGTATGTTTTTATAGATCAAAAAGAAATTGAATATGGAAAATTGATAAATGTTTTAAAAAACCCTATAAATCCTTGACTTAGTAAAAATCAATTACAAAATAAACATATTCTTTTAAAATTTTTTAACGACGAATACGTTTTTCATGATATTTATGAAATAGATAATGCACATTTTGTGGTGGGAACACCATCAAATATTTCTTCATGAGACAATCCAATTTTAAAAAACAATATTCAAAATTTAACTTTCATTCTAAACGAAGATTCACAAGAACACACAATAGAATTCAAAATTTTAGATTTATCAAGTCCATTTGGAGAAATTGAATTTTTCATTTTAGACAAATTTAAAAAAGTTCAAAATCAAGAAAATACAAATCTTTTCACAATAACAAATGAACTAACAGATAAATATAAAGAACTTTATTATCAACAAAATTTAGAAGTGCCTAATTTTGAAACATTAAATGAAGAAGCCTTTTAA
- the coaD gene encoding pantetheine-phosphate adenylyltransferase, which yields MKKIAIYPGSFDPMHEGHLSVIDKALKLFDKLFVIVSINPDKNNLENIDERYLETKKMLSHYGDRIDVLINKNNLIGQIAKNLNVNFLVRSARNDTDYKYELELAAGNHEVNNELETILIIPDYKLIEYSSTLLRHKKKLGI from the coding sequence ATGAAAAAAATAGCTATATATCCTGGATCATTTGATCCGATGCACGAAGGCCATTTATCAGTTATTGATAAGGCCTTAAAACTTTTTGATAAACTTTTTGTAATCGTTTCTATTAATCCTGACAAAAACAACTTAGAAAACATTGATGAGAGATATTTAGAAACTAAAAAAATGCTTTCTCACTATGGCGATAGAATTGATGTTTTGATTAATAAAAATAATTTAATTGGACAAATTGCAAAAAATCTAAATGTAAATTTTTTGGTTAGATCAGCAAGAAACGATACTGATTACAAATACGAATTAGAACTTGCTGCTGGAAACCATGAAGTTAATAACGAACTTGAAACCATTTTAATTATTCCTGATTACAAACTAATTGAATATTCATCTACACTTTTAAGACATAAAAAGAAATTGGGCATTTAG
- a CDS encoding bifunctional 5,10-methylenetetrahydrofolate dehydrogenase/5,10-methenyltetrahydrofolate cyclohydrolase, translated as MVLYESKEIVRKITKELVEQFKVLTNELKRAPRLAIIQIGDHEASNKYIKYKLKKAIELGVEATHHKFPVDIRQKELLKKIDEINDIADGIIVQLPLPGDFATQVILDSVRLEKDIDGLSSKNEFNFYNDKDKSKFFHFTPATALAVKELIDYFQIPIKDKKVGVIGRSHLVGKPIAHLIKQMGGQVSTYSKKSTIKGVENADVIITGAGDPLMLKKQNLKEGSIVIDVGATYIEKDGKKILVGDLDTTNLDGHVQGFSPVPGGVGPLTVVSLFTNLVAAIKNQLKIY; from the coding sequence ATGGTTTTATATGAAAGTAAAGAAATAGTTAGGAAAATTACAAAAGAGTTGGTTGAACAATTTAAAGTTTTAACTAATGAATTAAAAAGAGCTCCAAGATTAGCGATTATTCAAATTGGAGATCATGAAGCATCTAATAAATACATAAAATATAAACTTAAAAAAGCAATAGAATTAGGTGTTGAGGCAACACACCATAAATTTCCAGTTGACATAAGACAAAAAGAACTACTTAAAAAAATTGATGAAATCAATGACATAGCAGATGGAATCATTGTTCAATTACCTTTACCTGGAGATTTCGCTACGCAAGTTATTTTAGATAGCGTAAGACTAGAAAAAGATATTGACGGATTAAGTAGCAAAAATGAATTTAATTTTTATAACGATAAAGATAAATCAAAATTTTTTCATTTCACCCCAGCTACAGCTTTAGCGGTGAAAGAGTTAATTGATTATTTTCAAATTCCAATAAAAGATAAAAAAGTTGGAGTAATTGGTCGTTCACATTTGGTAGGTAAACCAATTGCTCATTTAATAAAACAAATGGGTGGGCAAGTTTCTACTTATTCAAAAAAATCAACTATTAAAGGCGTTGAAAACGCTGATGTGATCATTACAGGTGCTGGGGATCCTTTGATGTTAAAAAAACAAAATTTAAAAGAAGGATCAATTGTAATTGATGTGGGGGCAACTTACATTGAAAAAGATGGCAAAAAAATCTTAGTTGGAGATTTAGATACAACTAATTTAGATGGTCATGTTCAAGGTTTTTCACCAGTTCCCGGCGGAGTAGGACCATTAACAGTTGTTTCTCTTTTTACTAATTTAGTAGCAGCAATTAAAAACCAATTAAAAATTTATTAA
- a CDS encoding phosphotransacetylase, whose amino-acid sequence MSFTKLIEQKVQKLGSKKIVLIDGDDPRTLEAAKILEKYDNLEIILLVEKSLTTSLKAKILNINEDQNKLKELATAYKKLRNEKDLAKGKEPSETDESALKSVSSRPFYAMMLLELNEVDGVVGGLNYATADILKAAFKCIGPKKGVKTISSVMIMHKDENLSFFSDISVNPEPSQDSLVDIAINAADFVKSFDIDPKIAFLSFSTNYSSKTPKTELVHEATRVFNEKYEGTKAIGEVQLDAALDLEVRRAKYKQESFDTPANTLIFPNLEAGNIGYKLVQRFANYGAIGPIITGINKPVNDLSRGAKVNDVVETVLITAIQGN is encoded by the coding sequence ATGTCATTTACAAAATTAATTGAACAGAAGGTTCAAAAACTAGGTTCTAAAAAAATTGTTCTCATTGATGGTGATGATCCAAGAACACTTGAGGCAGCAAAAATTTTAGAAAAATATGATAATTTAGAAATTATTCTTTTAGTTGAAAAATCATTAACAACAAGTTTAAAAGCAAAAATTTTAAATATAAATGAAGATCAGAATAAATTAAAAGAATTAGCAACAGCCTATAAAAAACTAAGAAATGAAAAAGATTTAGCTAAAGGCAAAGAACCAAGTGAAACAGATGAAAGCGCATTAAAATCTGTATCTTCACGTCCTTTTTATGCAATGATGCTATTAGAATTAAATGAAGTTGACGGAGTAGTTGGTGGTTTAAATTATGCAACAGCAGATATATTAAAAGCTGCTTTTAAATGTATTGGCCCCAAAAAAGGTGTAAAAACAATTTCTTCAGTCATGATTATGCACAAAGATGAAAATTTAAGTTTCTTTAGTGATATTTCAGTCAACCCTGAACCTTCTCAAGATTCATTAGTTGATATTGCAATTAATGCAGCAGACTTTGTTAAATCATTTGATATTGATCCTAAAATTGCTTTTTTATCATTTTCAACAAATTACAGCTCAAAAACACCAAAAACAGAATTGGTTCACGAAGCTACAAGAGTTTTTAATGAAAAGTATGAAGGCACAAAAGCTATAGGTGAAGTTCAATTAGATGCTGCACTTGATTTAGAAGTTAGAAGAGCAAAATACAAACAGGAATCTTTCGATACACCTGCAAATACTTTAATTTTTCCTAATTTAGAAGCAGGAAATATTGGGTACAAATTAGTCCAAAGATTTGCAAATTATGGAGCTATTGGACCAATTATCACTGGAATTAATAAACCAGTAAATGATTTATCTAGAGGTGCTAAAGTTAATGATGTTGTTGAAACAGTCTTAATTACAGCTATTCAAGGAAACTAG
- a CDS encoding MAG1430 family protein: protein MTKKNKTILTLSLLSVGAITGIGVLTALNVATFKNSNQSTDELKKYNFLATDKLDKNVLPSTYAYASYSIPVSANDIDPNLKYSNNEQREYWAYQLELNSGATSPVYASKNRNPLFTLKTKGNEPIDLLKEKYNIYYQSFANDKEGILYLKVSLEDKNNEELLKKSISERRATWEAYTYKMDGFAKLTNEEAEKKHNLSLWNFAASNKLNLDVSNNKINSIQDLLNLLPQKTNDEKSEQDIKNMHSKVKEYFSFASGDRSINPYYKIDTSREIWFSDTIDDNQLTINYHILKVVPVASDKEDSSLDAITTIPVGAESQKITINIDQLKEAANKIQIISFNNTDLSKKNPIDPNFVYFTNIQNNSSHHNTSEGYYDALDLIFDPEFKDANKYVLKYYKYDPQTGFIKNKFKDLPLVSYDENTGTASFAVSISLKNASDQNGILTLIKVITLGNTFQKNETDSPNEDEGNVNSTSGEDNLSNSTTN, encoded by the coding sequence ATGACAAAGAAAAATAAAACAATTTTAACTTTAAGTCTTTTATCTGTAGGCGCTATAACCGGAATTGGCGTTTTGACAGCTTTAAATGTTGCAACTTTTAAAAATAGTAATCAGTCAACAGATGAATTAAAAAAATATAATTTTTTGGCAACAGATAAGTTAGATAAAAACGTTTTACCAAGTACTTATGCATATGCTTCTTATAGTATTCCGGTAAGTGCAAATGATATAGATCCTAATTTGAAGTATTCAAATAATGAACAAAGAGAATATTGAGCATATCAACTAGAATTAAATTCTGGCGCAACATCTCCAGTTTATGCTTCAAAAAATCGAAACCCCTTGTTTACTTTAAAAACTAAAGGCAATGAACCAATTGATTTGTTAAAAGAAAAATACAATATTTATTATCAATCTTTTGCAAATGATAAAGAGGGAATTCTTTATCTTAAGGTTAGTTTAGAAGATAAAAACAATGAAGAACTTCTTAAAAAAAGTATTTCTGAAAGAAGAGCAACTTGAGAAGCATACACCTATAAAATGGATGGTTTTGCAAAATTAACAAATGAAGAAGCTGAGAAAAAACACAATTTAAGTTTATGAAATTTTGCTGCTTCTAATAAACTTAATTTAGATGTTTCTAATAATAAAATCAATTCTATACAAGATTTATTAAATTTACTGCCACAAAAAACAAACGATGAAAAATCTGAGCAAGATATAAAAAATATGCACTCGAAAGTAAAAGAATATTTTTCATTTGCTAGTGGTGATAGAAGTATTAATCCTTATTACAAAATCGATACAAGCAGAGAAATTTGATTTAGCGATACTATAGATGACAATCAATTAACTATTAATTATCATATCTTGAAAGTTGTTCCAGTAGCAAGCGATAAAGAAGATAGTAGTTTAGATGCTATAACTACAATTCCTGTAGGTGCCGAGAGTCAAAAAATTACAATTAATATTGATCAGTTAAAAGAAGCAGCTAATAAAATTCAAATTATTTCATTTAATAATACTGATTTAAGTAAGAAAAATCCAATTGATCCAAACTTTGTTTACTTCACTAATATTCAAAACAATAGTTCACACCATAATACAAGTGAAGGTTATTATGATGCTCTTGATTTAATTTTTGACCCCGAATTTAAAGATGCAAACAAATATGTTTTAAAATATTACAAATATGATCCACAAACAGGTTTTATCAAAAATAAATTTAAAGATTTACCATTAGTTTCATACGACGAAAACACAGGTACAGCATCATTTGCAGTTTCAATATCACTTAAAAATGCAAGCGATCAAAACGGAATTTTAACCTTAATTAAAGTTATTACATTGGGAAATACTTTCCAAAAAAATGAAACAGATAGTCCTAATGAAGATGAAGGAAATGTAAATTCAACTAGTGGGGAAGATAATTTATCTAACTCAACTACAAATTAA
- the yihA gene encoding ribosome biogenesis GTP-binding protein YihA/YsxC gives MWKFLKSSSDRNNWLETDEIQVCLWGRSNVGKSSLLNALIGQNISFVSKTPGRTQLINYFADLNGKLIVDLPGYGFANMSKVQQEMMINNIKNFLLDSSSEKHIILLIDSRTGITKVDLEYLNFLKHLNWPIDLVYTKIDKLNQSQKHQLKKKHLEIVKNENLFFIHNFFFVSSQKKTNLDMLVEYIDNILYNH, from the coding sequence ATGTGAAAATTTTTAAAATCATCTTCAGATCGAAATAATTGGTTAGAAACAGATGAAATTCAAGTTTGTTTGTGAGGTAGATCAAACGTTGGAAAAAGTTCCCTTTTAAATGCGTTGATAGGACAAAATATTAGTTTTGTTTCTAAAACTCCTGGTAGAACACAATTAATTAACTATTTTGCAGATTTAAATGGAAAATTAATAGTTGATTTGCCAGGATATGGTTTTGCGAACATGTCTAAAGTTCAGCAAGAAATGATGATTAACAATATCAAGAATTTTTTACTTGATTCAAGTTCAGAAAAACATATTATATTATTAATTGACTCGCGCACAGGAATAACTAAAGTTGATTTAGAATATTTAAATTTTCTAAAACATTTAAATTGACCAATAGATCTTGTTTATACTAAAATTGATAAATTGAATCAAAGTCAAAAACATCAACTAAAGAAAAAACATTTAGAAATAGTTAAAAATGAAAATCTTTTTTTCATTCATAATTTCTTTTTTGTTTCTTCACAAAAGAAAACAAATTTAGATATGCTAGTTGAATATATTGACAATATTCTTTACAATCATTAA